From the genome of Yersinia enterocolitica, one region includes:
- a CDS encoding amino acid ABC transporter permease: MMFTDWDIIRNLLLATRWTLLLSLTAFFGGTLVTLPLMLMRLSRWCWAARFVRLYTELFQGTPLLMQLFLAFFGLALLGIDVSPWAAAAMALTLFTSAFLVDIWCGSIAALPKGQWEASRCLGLSFSQTLLRVIVPQAMRIAIAPTVGFSVQVIKGTALASIIGFVELTKAGTMLNNVTYQPFKVFGLVALGYFLMCYPLSRYSHYLERKFHAADHH, encoded by the coding sequence ATGATGTTTACTGACTGGGATATCATCCGTAACTTGTTATTGGCCACCCGCTGGACGCTGTTACTGTCACTAACGGCCTTTTTTGGCGGCACATTAGTGACATTACCATTGATGTTGATGCGCTTGAGTCGTTGGTGTTGGGCAGCTCGTTTTGTCCGTCTATATACCGAATTGTTTCAGGGTACGCCGTTGCTGATGCAACTGTTTCTGGCCTTCTTCGGCTTAGCGCTGTTGGGTATTGATGTTAGCCCGTGGGCGGCTGCGGCGATGGCTTTGACACTGTTTACCAGTGCCTTTCTGGTGGATATCTGGTGTGGCAGTATTGCAGCGTTGCCGAAAGGCCAGTGGGAGGCCTCCCGCTGTCTGGGTCTGAGTTTCAGCCAGACGTTATTGCGGGTGATTGTGCCGCAGGCGATGCGTATCGCAATTGCACCGACCGTGGGTTTCTCGGTGCAGGTTATCAAGGGCACAGCACTGGCATCGATCATTGGTTTTGTCGAATTAACCAAAGCGGGCACCATGCTCAATAATGTCACTTATCAGCCGTTTAAAGTTTTTGGCTTAGTGGCGCTGGGCTATTTCCTGATGTGTTATCCGTTGTCGCGTTACAGCCATTATCTGGAGAGGAAATTTCATGCCGCTGATCACCATTAA
- a CDS encoding amino acid ABC transporter substrate-binding protein — protein MNMKKRMLALLGAALIWVQAPSVLADQLEQIQQRGVLRVAVPQDFPPFGSVGTDLQPQGYDIDMAHYLADKMKLKLQLVPVTSANRVPYLQTDKVDLVISSLGKNPEREKAIAFSRAYAPFFLGVFGAKDDALKQPEQLAGKTVGVTRGAVEDMVLSELAPKDAQIKRYEDNNTTLSAYLSGQVNYLATGNLVVSALVRQNPTQAPVAKFMLKDSPCYIGLRQGETALKAKVDALIGEALQDNTLNGLSEKWLKAPLPADLGA, from the coding sequence ATGAACATGAAAAAGCGGATGTTGGCCTTGCTGGGTGCTGCACTGATATGGGTTCAGGCTCCTTCGGTGTTAGCCGATCAGTTAGAGCAAATTCAGCAGCGTGGTGTGTTGCGGGTCGCCGTTCCACAGGATTTCCCGCCATTTGGCTCGGTTGGTACGGATCTTCAGCCGCAGGGTTATGACATCGACATGGCACATTATTTGGCCGATAAGATGAAACTAAAGTTGCAACTGGTGCCGGTGACCAGTGCCAACCGAGTGCCTTATCTGCAAACGGATAAAGTGGATTTAGTGATTTCCAGCTTGGGTAAAAATCCTGAACGGGAAAAAGCTATCGCATTTAGCCGTGCCTATGCACCGTTTTTCTTGGGTGTATTTGGTGCTAAAGACGATGCACTGAAGCAACCAGAACAATTGGCAGGTAAAACGGTGGGGGTAACCCGTGGTGCAGTGGAAGATATGGTGCTGAGTGAGTTAGCCCCTAAAGATGCTCAGATTAAACGGTATGAAGATAACAACACTACGCTGTCAGCCTACCTGTCTGGTCAGGTGAATTATTTGGCGACGGGCAATTTGGTGGTCAGTGCACTGGTTCGCCAGAATCCAACCCAGGCACCGGTGGCGAAGTTTATGCTGAAAGATTCACCGTGTTATATCGGTTTGCGTCAGGGAGAAACGGCTCTGAAAGCCAAAGTGGATGCACTGATTGGGGAAGCATTGCAGGATAACACGCTAAATGGTTTGTCCGAGAAATGGTTGAAGGCGCCGTTACCGGCTGATTTGGGTGCATAA
- a CDS encoding amino acid ABC transporter ATP-binding protein, translated as MPLITINQVQKYYGQNHVLKGVDLDIEMGEVISIIGRSGSGKSTLLRCINGLEGYQDGSIKLGGMTVTDRDSQAREISRSVGMVFQSFNLFPHMTALENVMLAPRRVLKKSTTACRELAALMLEKVGLADRLDYYPANLSGGQQQRVAIARALAMQPKVLLCDEITSALDPELVGEVLKVLEQLAAEGMTLILVTHEMNFAREVGDRVVFMHQGRVWEQGESRALFANPQTTELKQFISSVRGL; from the coding sequence ATGCCGCTGATCACCATTAATCAGGTTCAAAAATACTATGGCCAGAATCATGTACTTAAAGGCGTAGATCTGGATATCGAGATGGGCGAAGTGATCTCGATAATTGGCCGCAGTGGTTCAGGTAAAAGTACCTTATTGCGTTGTATCAACGGGCTGGAGGGATATCAGGACGGCAGTATCAAGTTGGGCGGTATGACGGTAACGGATCGTGATTCGCAGGCGCGGGAGATTAGCCGCTCGGTAGGCATGGTGTTCCAGAGTTTTAATCTGTTCCCACATATGACAGCGTTGGAGAATGTGATGCTGGCACCGCGTCGGGTACTGAAAAAGAGCACGACCGCGTGCCGTGAACTGGCGGCGTTGATGCTGGAAAAAGTTGGGCTGGCCGACCGGCTCGATTATTACCCGGCTAATCTTTCCGGTGGGCAGCAGCAGCGTGTGGCGATTGCCCGTGCGCTGGCGATGCAGCCGAAGGTATTGCTGTGCGATGAGATCACCTCGGCTTTGGATCCTGAGTTAGTGGGGGAAGTGTTGAAAGTCCTCGAACAGTTGGCGGCAGAAGGTATGACACTGATTCTGGTGACCCATGAGATGAATTTTGCCCGTGAAGTGGGTGACCGGGTGGTGTTTATGCATCAAGGGCGGGTGTGGGAGCAGGGCGAAAGTCGCGCCTTATTTGCTAATCCACAAACTACTGAATTAAAACAGTTTATATCATCGGTCCGTGGTTTGTAG
- a CDS encoding MurR/RpiR family transcriptional regulator — MKQIDERLRAHYAQLTPQEQRVTDFIFDHFDDLISYNSAELARLSGVSKATVSRLFKRLGYASYREMREEVRTLRQSGMPLTDSRDAVQGNTLLARHYKQEMANLTHWVSQLDSRQLAEVIDAMIRAPRILLLGLRNSYPVALHLRQQLLQVRQHVQLVPQAGQTLAEELVDVTPRDLVIVVAFRRRPKVIREILLQMQVQGVPTLLICEPQAQSILPLARWRLTTPLDSVSAFDSYSSAMSLANLLSNALLHEMLAQGRQRIHQIADLYDDLGELEQR, encoded by the coding sequence ATGAAACAGATTGATGAACGTTTGCGGGCGCATTATGCACAGTTGACCCCGCAGGAGCAGCGCGTTACTGATTTTATTTTTGATCATTTTGACGACCTGATTAGCTATAACAGTGCTGAATTGGCGCGCTTGAGTGGGGTGTCTAAGGCCACGGTTAGCCGGCTGTTTAAGCGCTTGGGGTACGCCAGTTATCGGGAAATGCGTGAAGAAGTACGCACCTTGCGTCAAAGCGGTATGCCATTGACCGATAGTCGTGATGCGGTACAAGGGAACACCTTGCTGGCGCGCCACTATAAGCAAGAAATGGCGAATTTAACGCATTGGGTGAGTCAGTTGGATAGCCGTCAGTTAGCCGAGGTTATCGATGCGATGATACGTGCGCCGCGTATCTTATTATTGGGGCTACGAAACAGTTACCCGGTTGCTCTGCATTTACGTCAACAGTTGTTGCAGGTGCGCCAGCACGTGCAGTTGGTGCCACAAGCGGGGCAGACGCTGGCAGAGGAGTTGGTGGATGTCACGCCGCGTGATTTAGTTATTGTGGTGGCATTTCGCCGCCGGCCAAAAGTTATCCGCGAGATCCTGCTACAAATGCAGGTACAAGGCGTGCCGACGCTGCTGATTTGTGAGCCGCAAGCTCAGTCAATATTGCCGTTAGCACGTTGGCGGTTGACTACGCCGCTCGACAGCGTATCGGCTTTTGATAGCTACTCTTCGGCCATGAGTCTGGCAAATTTACTGAGTAATGCTTTATTGCATGAAATGCTCGCACAGGGCCGTCAGCGAATTCATCAAATCGCTGATTTATATGATGATTTAGGAGAGTTAGAGCAACGGTAG
- a CDS encoding amino acid ABC transporter permease: MTYQLNFSALWPYLPELLSGLLTTIELTAMATLGGIALGIAGAAIRCGDRVILRRIWGGYVEIVRNTPFVVQLFFIVFGLPALGLKLSAGQAALLAMTINLGAYSTEIIRAGIQASAKGQWEAGRVLGLRRSQTFFRVILPPSLQRIYPALVSQCIIVMLGSAVVSQVSFEELTFAANLIQSRTFLSFEVYLVTTLLYLLLAIAMRQLLLAVGRRFFGSHNS; encoded by the coding sequence ATGACCTATCAGCTTAATTTCTCTGCTTTGTGGCCTTATCTGCCTGAACTATTGTCGGGCCTGTTGACCACCATTGAGCTGACGGCTATGGCCACCCTCGGCGGTATTGCGCTGGGGATAGCGGGAGCCGCAATTCGCTGTGGTGATAGGGTTATATTGCGCCGGATATGGGGTGGTTATGTAGAAATTGTGCGTAATACCCCATTCGTGGTGCAACTGTTTTTTATTGTGTTTGGTTTACCGGCACTTGGCTTGAAACTTAGTGCCGGTCAGGCAGCCTTATTGGCGATGACTATCAATCTGGGCGCTTATAGCACGGAGATTATTCGTGCCGGGATTCAAGCCAGCGCTAAAGGCCAGTGGGAGGCGGGGCGGGTATTAGGGTTACGCCGTAGTCAGACTTTTTTCCGCGTGATCCTACCGCCGTCGTTACAGCGCATTTATCCGGCGCTGGTAAGCCAGTGCATTATTGTGATGCTCGGTTCTGCGGTGGTATCACAGGTGTCATTTGAAGAACTGACATTTGCCGCCAACCTGATTCAGTCGCGCACCTTCCTCAGTTTTGAAGTCTATCTGGTGACCACCTTGCTCTATTTGTTGTTAGCCATCGCAATGCGCCAATTACTGCTGGCGGTTGGCCGTCGATTCTTTGGGAGCCATAACTCATGA